One window of Nitrospirota bacterium genomic DNA carries:
- a CDS encoding 2,3-bisphosphoglycerate-independent phosphoglycerate mutase produces MRPFVLVVLDGWGIGRHSEENAIEIANIPFYRSLLKEYPNTVLETSGEFVGLPEGQMGNSEVGHLNLGAGRIVYQDYTRINKAIREGEFFRNPAILGAMDAAKDSALHLLGLVSDGGVHSHINHLYTLIEMALNVGVKNVFIHAFMDGRDTSPTSGMGYIKGLESFIKDKPSVKIATVTGRYWAMDRDKRWERIDRAYRALVNGSGRMARSAIKAIEESYRANETDEFITPTVIINDSEPVGKIRDKDAVIFFNFRADRARELTMAINNAEFTFFHREERPELSSYVTMTVYDETFPFPVAFPPVRLKNILGEVISNKGLRQLRIAETEKYAHVTYFFNGGEENPFPGEDRCLIPSPKDVPTYDLKPEMSAYPVTEELIKMIDSGVYNFIVLNFANPDMVGHTGVIEAAVKACETIDKCLSVIVKKVLASGGLAIITADHGNCEEMRSGDSLPHTAHTMNAAPFILLKKGVKLRERGILADVAPTILELIGIKKPAEMTGESLIG; encoded by the coding sequence CTTAGTAGTTCTTGATGGCTGGGGAATAGGCCGCCATTCAGAAGAAAATGCCATAGAAATAGCGAATATCCCTTTCTACAGAAGTCTCCTTAAAGAATACCCCAATACAGTCCTTGAGACATCAGGCGAATTTGTGGGTCTGCCCGAAGGCCAGATGGGAAATTCCGAGGTAGGCCATCTCAACCTCGGGGCAGGCAGGATTGTGTATCAGGATTATACGAGAATCAATAAGGCAATAAGAGAGGGAGAGTTTTTCAGGAATCCTGCTATCCTCGGCGCAATGGATGCTGCAAAAGACAGTGCCCTTCACCTCCTCGGCCTTGTATCTGACGGTGGCGTGCACAGCCATATAAATCACCTCTATACCCTGATTGAAATGGCATTAAATGTAGGGGTGAAGAATGTATTTATCCATGCCTTCATGGACGGTAGGGATACCTCTCCAACATCAGGCATGGGTTATATAAAAGGGCTTGAGAGTTTTATAAAGGATAAGCCCTCTGTAAAGATAGCAACAGTCACAGGCAGGTACTGGGCTATGGACAGGGACAAAAGATGGGAAAGGATAGACCGTGCCTACAGGGCGCTTGTCAATGGCTCCGGCAGAATGGCCAGATCAGCTATCAAAGCCATAGAGGAAAGCTACAGGGCAAATGAGACTGACGAATTCATAACGCCGACTGTAATTATTAATGATTCAGAGCCTGTCGGAAAAATAAGAGATAAAGATGCTGTAATATTTTTCAATTTCAGGGCAGACAGGGCAAGGGAGCTTACAATGGCCATTAATAACGCTGAGTTTACTTTCTTTCACAGGGAAGAAAGGCCTGAACTGAGCTCTTATGTAACTATGACTGTATACGATGAGACCTTTCCTTTTCCAGTTGCATTTCCACCTGTAAGGTTGAAAAATATCCTCGGTGAAGTTATAAGCAATAAAGGGTTACGGCAGTTAAGAATTGCCGAGACAGAAAAATACGCGCATGTCACTTACTTTTTCAATGGCGGAGAAGAAAATCCCTTCCCTGGCGAAGACAGGTGTTTAATACCGTCTCCAAAAGATGTCCCCACCTATGACCTGAAGCCTGAGATGAGCGCCTATCCTGTAACAGAAGAATTGATTAAGATGATAGACTCAGGGGTTTATAATTTTATTGTCCTGAACTTTGCAAATCCTGATATGGTGGGACACACAGGGGTAATTGAGGCTGCTGTAAAGGCATGTGAGACTATCGATAAATGTCTCTCAGTTATTGTGAAAAAAGTCTTAGCCTCGGGGGGACTGGCCATTATTACTGCTGACCATGGCAACTGCGAGGAGATGCGCAGTGGCGATAGTTTGCCCCACACCGCGCACACAATGAATGCTGCGCCATTCATACTTTTGAAAAAAGGGGTTAAATTGAGAGAGAGAGGAATACTCGCTGATGTTGCGCCAACTATACTTGAGTTAATTGGGATAAAAAAGCCGGCAGAGATGACAGGAGAAAGTTTAATAGGTTGA